The DNA sequence CCGCAGAGCGCGCGGCAGACACAGAGAGAAAGAGACTCGCTCATCTGAAACGTTTCACATTCACTCTGGGTGACGCGCTCATGCTCATGGGTGAATCGTGTGAAGTGAGGCATCGAGCGTTACTCGACGTTTCCTCAGCTCATTGTTGATCTGTTCTGATGTTGCTTAATACACCACACGGATTTTCTTCTTCGGCTTGGGCGGGATTTCTTCCGGTTTGATCTTGCGCCGATTATCCCAATGAACGTTGAATCCTCGCGTCTGAATGCGCTCGAAGAATTCAGCAATCCACTTCTCACGCTGTGGGCTGAGCGCATCCATCTCAGCGACAATCCGCTTGTACTTCTCTTGTTGCTCCTTAAGCTCTTGCTTGAGCCACGCCTTGACTGCCTGAGTTCGTTTGGGCTTGGGAATTGTTGCCATTATGACCTCCTTAACAAGAATTGTTGTTGAGAAAATTTGTGCACGTGAGTGAACTGGCTGCCGGATTTACCTTTTGGAGTACGCCGGCAAAGCCAGAGCGGCGACGGCGCTCTTTTGGAGTGCGCCGGCAAAGCCAGAGCGGCGACGGCGCTTTCTGTCCAGGCGCTCCGCGCCAAGGCAAAGCGGCGTCGCGCCCCGCAGGCTTGCAAACAGACTGCAAAGCGGCGACGGCGCTTCTTTGGAGTGCGCCGGCAAAGCCAGAGCGGCGACGGCGCTTTCTCCCCACGCGCTCCGCGCCAACGCAAAGCCGCGTCGCGCCCTGCGGGCTTGCCGCCGCACTCCAAACCGCATGCTCATATCGGATTTCGATATTCGGGCTGCCGTGCTGGTGGCACCCGCTTCAAACCCACTGCTCCAGCCGGTAGACACGAACAGCATTCTCGTAGAGCAACTTCTGCTTGACCGATTCCTTCAATTCAAGCTCGTTGATTTCTTTGATCGCCCGCTCAAATTCGATGACAGGCCAATCAGTGCCAAACAACACCTTATCCTGACCACGGCCGTTGATGAATCGAATCAACGATGGGTCCCAATAACGGGGCGCATGGGCATCCGTGCCGATATAGACATTCGGATGTTTCCAGGCAACAGCGATCATTTCTTCTGTCCACGGGTAGCCAATGTGAATGCCGATGATGGTCAATTCAGGGAAATCAATCGCCACGCGATCCAACGTGATGGGACGCGCGACAGTGGGCAAAAATTGTTGAGCCGAATGGCCGACCTGAATTTGAATCGGCACGCCCAGCTCGGCGCACTTGGCATAAAACGGATAATAAGCGCGATCATCGGGCGGGGCGCCATACCAATGAGGATAAACGTGCGCGCCCACGAATCCCAGTTCGCGCACGCAGTAATCCAGTTTCTTCAGCCACGTCATGATCTGGTACGGATTGATTCCAATCAGTCCTTTGAACCGCTTGGGATGTTGCTCAATAACTTGCTGGATCAGCCAATACGGTTTCTCAAAAAACTCATCTGAGCCGGGCTTGCCGCCTGTTGTTGCCACCAGCAAGCCTTTCTCGATGCCGGCAGCATCCATGCGTCGCAGTTGTTCCTCCAGCGGAATGCCGGCTTTGGTCTGTTCGTAAATCTTGACCCACTTCCAAAAGATGTCGAGCTTGCTCGGATAGTTTTTAGTGACTTCCTCTGTCCACAGATTCACAACGATGTCAATGATGGGCATCAGGCATCTCCCTAAATTTTTCGAGCTCGATCCTGCCAGTATGGTTCGCGCAAGACCCGCCGGAGCACCTTGCCGGTGAGGTTTCGCGGCAAGCGGTCAATGAAATCAACCGATTTGGGGCACTTGTAACCGGCCAGTCTCTCCTTGCAAAACGTGATCAGTTCATCTTCGCCGAGCGACATGCCCGGTTTGACAACGACGACCGCTTTGACGGCCTCGCCCCATACTTCGTGAGGAACGCCAATGACAGCGCACTCCAACACGGCTGGGTGCTGATAAATGATTCGCTCCACTTCTGTCGGATAGACGTTGAGCGCGCCGCTGACGATCATGTCGTGTTTGCGATCCACCAGATAGATGTAGCCGTCCTCATCAATAGTGGCCAAGTCGCCGGTATAGACCCAGCCGTCTCGCAGAGCCTCGGCCGTGGCTGTAGGATTATTCCAGTAGCCGACCATATTGCCTTCGGTGTAGACGGCGACTTCACCGACATTGCCCGGTTCGACATCCGTCCCATCGGGATTGACGACGCGCACACCAACATTGCACTGAGGCCGCCCGCACGAGCTCAGGAGCTTGGCCCAGCGTTCGTCCTGCAATGCTAGCCGATGCTCATCCGGTTCCAAGACTGTGCCGGCGCATCCTGTTTCTGATGTGGCGTATGTTTGTCGAAAGTCACAGCGAAACACTTGCGAGGCTCGCCGCAGAACAGGCTCCGGCATCGGCGCGCCGCCATAGAGCAAGACCTTCAGGCTCGATAGATCATAGCGATCAATATCGTCGCGCATGCTCAGCATTTGAATCGTCGTCGGAACCAGGTTCGTGAACGTGATGCGTTCTTGTTGAATCGTCGCCAGCGCTCGCTCCGGCTCGAAGTTAATCAACACGATGTAACTGCCCACGTAGACGGCGCAGAAGATGCCGGCAATCCCCGCGGCTGAATAAAGCGGCGCCGGCAACATCACGCGATGAGTTGAATGGCTGCCAATGGCATGCACGTGAACGAACATCCCGATCAACGTACCTCGGTGGGTATACATCACGCCCTTGGGGAAACCGGTTGTGCCGCTGGTGTAAAGAAACAAGAGCAGGTCATCGGGGTTGATCGGCCGCTCTGGTGCTGGTTCAGCTTCATGCCCAGCTTCAATGAGCGAGTCGTAGGACGTCATATACTTGGGCAAGGCGCGACCCAGCGCAACAACCTGCTTGATGTATGGTGAGCGCGATGCGACGCGGTCAGCCACATCAACGTACTCCGGTCCGGCGACGAGAACCACAGCGCCCGCGTCGTTACAAATAAACTCGATCTCCGGCTCGCTCAAGCGATAGTTGATGGGAACGCTGATGACGCCAATTTTGGCCAAGCCGAATAGGAGCTCGACATACTCATGGCAATTTTTGCTCAAAATGGCCACGCGGTCGCCTTGTCGCACGCCGCGCCGTTGCAATGCCGAGGCCAACCGATTGGCCCGCGCATTGACTTGGTGCCACGTCAGCCGCACGTCGCCGTAGACAATGCCGACGCGTTGCCCGCTATAGCGAGCGTGCCGACGCAGGATGTCGCCAAAATGAGCGAGGTCTCCAAACATCATCGCGCTAGTCACTGGCAAAGCGGCGTCGCGCCCCGCGGGCTTGCTAACCAACCGCAAACCGGCGACGGCGCTTTCTTGGAGTGCGCCGGCAGAGCCAGAGCGGCGACGGCGCTTTCTGTCCAGGCGGTGTGCGCCGAGGGAAAGCGGCGTCGCGCCCTGCGGGCTTGCCGCCGCACTCCAAAGCGACTGACTTCGTTTCACCCTCGGCGGCGCTTATCGCACTCGCACTTCTTTGATCAGTGTGCGCTTGACGAGTTCTCCATCTTTGAACCAGTGCCACGTGCGCGCGCGATGATTGCCGTCAGGACTCAACTGGATCATCTCGTAGAGGTAGTTCTCCGGATCAGTTTTGTAGACCCAGGTCAGCAGAATGGTGTTCTCATCGGCTTCCCAGGCATAGCCTTTGATGCGCTCGGTATCGAACCAGATCTTTCCATCCCGATACGTCGCGGGGAATTGATGTATTTCCTCTCGACCATCTGGCCACGTGTAGTGATTGGTTTGATGATAGCCGTCGGGATTATCCTCAGGAAACCGGCACGTCAAATGGGAAGCGTGCTGATCAATGATCTTTGCTTCAGCATCCACGTAAATGTACGTTCCTTTCCACTCGCCTTCGTGTCGAGCCAATAATGGCATAGCTTCACGTAATGACATAAACACGTTCCTCCTTTTCTGTTTTCGCCTTCAGATTGCCTTGGAGTGCGGCGGCAAGCCCGCAGGGCGCGACGCCGCTTTCCCTCGGCGCACACCGCCTGAACAGAAAGCGCCGTCGCCGCTCTCGCTCTGCCGGCGCACTCCAAAAATTATGAAATTGACTGCGTCTTCAATTCTTCAAACCACCAGGGATCAACGACAGGTTCTGTCTTGATGATCAATGCTTTCTTTCTCAGAAACCTCATGATCGAAGCCGGCCCCATGCGCGATCCGCCGAGGCCAGAACGCTTGAATGAATGCTTCTCTCCCTCGTGCATGACACTGGTCAACGCAGCGTCGTTGATACTAATGGCTCCTGCTTCCAATTTTTGAGCAACGGTCAGCGCGTCCTGCTCGCTTCCAAAAACGGCGGCGCTGAGCCCATAGATTGTGTCATTGGCCAGATCAATCGCCTGCTGAACCGTTGAGAACGGCATGACTGGCATCAGTGGGCCGAATGTTTCTTCAGTCATTACTTTCATCGAATGGTTGACGTTTGTCAGCACTGTTGGTCGGCACCACAATCCGCCGCCCAGTTGCTCAATGCTCCCACCGCAATGGATCGTTGCGCCCTTTTCAACGGCATCGCGCAAATGGGCGGCAATAATGTCGGCTTGATGCACGTCTATAATCGGCCCGATACGGCCGTCTTGATAAGAGGGGTAAGCCAATTGCACGCGAGTCGCCTTATCCACTAATTTTTCGACAAACCGATCAAAGATCGTCTCGGCCACGTAGATGCGCTCGATGGAGAGGCACGATTGGCCGGCGTTGACAACTGAGCCCCACAAGATGGCTGAGGTGGCTAATTCCAAATCGGCTGACTCAAGCACGACGGCGGGGTCTTTGCCGCCCAGTTCGAGAAATGCTGGGATGAACCGCCGCGCTGCGGCTTCACCGACGATGTGCCCCGTCTCGACGCTGCCGGTGAAGCAGACCAGATCAATCAACTGGATCAATGCTGCGCCCGTCTCTCCAGCGCCTTGCACGAAGCCGAAAACGTCGCGCAGAAGGGGCACGCTCGCCACCGTTTCGTTCAACGGGCGAATAAAGCGTGGCGTCACTTCACTCGGCTTGACGAGCACAGCGCAACCGGCCAGCAGCGCCGGAATCGCATCCATAGTGGAAAGTAGCAATGGGAAATTCCACGGGCTGATCACGCCGACCAACGGATAAGGGACCAATTGACTTTTGAGTTCAATGAATGGAATTGAGGTGTGCGCCGGCTCGCGCTCAACCAGCAGCGACGGCGCCAACCGACACCACCGCTCGATGCTGGAAATCACCACCTCGACTTCCAGCACCGACTCCGGCCACCGGCCTGTATCAACGGCCAACACGCTGGCCAGCTCTTGTTTTCGCGCCAGGAGGATTTCTCTCCATTGTTGGAGCGCGGTGATGCGCTCAGCCAGGCCGGCGTGCCACCAATCACGTTGCGCTTGACGCAACCGCTCGGCGTGAGCCTTCAATTGCTCAGGCGTGGGCGGCGTGATGAAATCATCGAACTGACCGGTGCGCGGATTGCGCACCGGAATTTGCTCGACCATTTTTAGATCACCCCTTCTCTCTCCAGCCGTTCGATCGTCTCTTTTTGCGTCCGCACAAAGTGCGACCGGTCGGCTGTTTTCTCAAGCAGCGTGTTAGCCGGATAGAAATGAAACTGCCGGTAGCTGTCTGCATACAGCTCGAACCGCTGCCGCGACAGTAAATTCTCCATGCCGGGCCGCCGTCGGTAAGCCCGCAACGAATCCAGGTCAATGTCGGCATACGCGACGATGCTTTCGCCAGGCCCTGCCTTGGCCAACACGCGACCGTGATAGTCAATGATGACCGAGCCGCCATCGGTGGACGCGCGAGGGATAGCAATATCCTCGATGCCGGCCGAGTTCGCGGAAATCACATAGACGAGGTTCTCGACGGCGCGGGCAGCTTTGGCAATGCTTTTCGGCGTCGGCTCTGGACTGGACGCTTCCGATGAGGAGTGCACGATCACCTCCGCACCACGCATGGCCAAACAACGTGTGATTTCGGGAAACAGAATCTCTTCAGATGCGACAGCAGCCAGATTGCCGATCTCAGTTCGCGCGACGGGAAACACGGCCTCCAGGCCATAGATGTCCAGATAGCGATCCCACACGTCATGCGGCGTCGGCGCAAACATCGAATTGAGCCGTCGGTACCGCAAGATCACGTCGCCCGATGGACCGATGATGAAACTGGTCTGAAAGTAGAGATCAGGAAAGTGCGCATCCAGCTCGTAGGCGTTGCCGGCAAGAAAAATCTTATGCGCTTGCGCAATCTCTCCGAGCCATTGGTATTCCTGGCCTGTCGGCTCCAGGCAGGCCTTCTGCGACCACACCTGGAACGATTCGCCCATCGGGAAGCCGGTCAGAAAATACTCAGGCAGCACAACCAGCCGGGTATCAGCGCCGAGCCAAGCCAGCGTTGATGAAATTTGTCGGCGCAATCGCTCAATCGTTTCGCGCATGCGCGCGCGGGCTTGCTGGGCGTCAGTGAACGCATTGACGGCGCGACACGTCACCTGCATGGCCACAGCGCGAAATCGGCTCAGCGAATGGTGATGTCCTTCCATGGCTGCTCTTCTCCAAACT is a window from the Blastocatellia bacterium genome containing:
- a CDS encoding amidohydrolase family protein, translated to MPIIDIVVNLWTEEVTKNYPSKLDIFWKWVKIYEQTKAGIPLEEQLRRMDAAGIEKGLLVATTGGKPGSDEFFEKPYWLIQQVIEQHPKRFKGLIGINPYQIMTWLKKLDYCVRELGFVGAHVYPHWYGAPPDDRAYYPFYAKCAELGVPIQIQVGHSAQQFLPTVARPITLDRVAIDFPELTIIGIHIGYPWTEEMIAVAWKHPNVYIGTDAHAPRYWDPSLIRFINGRGQDKVLFGTDWPVIEFERAIKEINELELKESVKQKLLYENAVRVYRLEQWV
- a CDS encoding long-chain-fatty-acid--CoA ligase encodes the protein MMFGDLAHFGDILRRHARYSGQRVGIVYGDVRLTWHQVNARANRLASALQRRGVRQGDRVAILSKNCHEYVELLFGLAKIGVISVPINYRLSEPEIEFICNDAGAVVLVAGPEYVDVADRVASRSPYIKQVVALGRALPKYMTSYDSLIEAGHEAEPAPERPINPDDLLLFLYTSGTTGFPKGVMYTHRGTLIGMFVHVHAIGSHSTHRVMLPAPLYSAAGIAGIFCAVYVGSYIVLINFEPERALATIQQERITFTNLVPTTIQMLSMRDDIDRYDLSSLKVLLYGGAPMPEPVLRRASQVFRCDFRQTYATSETGCAGTVLEPDEHRLALQDERWAKLLSSCGRPQCNVGVRVVNPDGTDVEPGNVGEVAVYTEGNMVGYWNNPTATAEALRDGWVYTGDLATIDEDGYIYLVDRKHDMIVSGALNVYPTEVERIIYQHPAVLECAVIGVPHEVWGEAVKAVVVVKPGMSLGEDELITFCKERLAGYKCPKSVDFIDRLPRNLTGKVLRRVLREPYWQDRARKI
- a CDS encoding DUF3598 family protein, producing MSLREAMPLLARHEGEWKGTYIYVDAEAKIIDQHASHLTCRFPEDNPDGYHQTNHYTWPDGREEIHQFPATYRDGKIWFDTERIKGYAWEADENTILLTWVYKTDPENYLYEMIQLSPDGNHRARTWHWFKDGELVKRTLIKEVRVR
- a CDS encoding aldehyde dehydrogenase family protein, which translates into the protein MVEQIPVRNPRTGQFDDFITPPTPEQLKAHAERLRQAQRDWWHAGLAERITALQQWREILLARKQELASVLAVDTGRWPESVLEVEVVISSIERWCRLAPSLLVEREPAHTSIPFIELKSQLVPYPLVGVISPWNFPLLLSTMDAIPALLAGCAVLVKPSEVTPRFIRPLNETVASVPLLRDVFGFVQGAGETGAALIQLIDLVCFTGSVETGHIVGEAAARRFIPAFLELGGKDPAVVLESADLELATSAILWGSVVNAGQSCLSIERIYVAETIFDRFVEKLVDKATRVQLAYPSYQDGRIGPIIDVHQADIIAAHLRDAVEKGATIHCGGSIEQLGGGLWCRPTVLTNVNHSMKVMTEETFGPLMPVMPFSTVQQAIDLANDTIYGLSAAVFGSEQDALTVAQKLEAGAISINDAALTSVMHEGEKHSFKRSGLGGSRMGPASIMRFLRKKALIIKTEPVVDPWWFEELKTQSIS
- a CDS encoding nitrilase — its product is MEGHHHSLSRFRAVAMQVTCRAVNAFTDAQQARARMRETIERLRRQISSTLAWLGADTRLVVLPEYFLTGFPMGESFQVWSQKACLEPTGQEYQWLGEIAQAHKIFLAGNAYELDAHFPDLYFQTSFIIGPSGDVILRYRRLNSMFAPTPHDVWDRYLDIYGLEAVFPVARTEIGNLAAVASEEILFPEITRCLAMRGAEVIVHSSSEASSPEPTPKSIAKAARAVENLVYVISANSAGIEDIAIPRASTDGGSVIIDYHGRVLAKAGPGESIVAYADIDLDSLRAYRRRPGMENLLSRQRFELYADSYRQFHFYPANTLLEKTADRSHFVRTQKETIERLEREGVI